In one Pseudodesulfovibrio tunisiensis genomic region, the following are encoded:
- a CDS encoding HD-GYP domain-containing protein, whose translation MSRTSEARDTLSRAIQGRLFKVSPYMILPSKSGRFSLFLKQDDNLVLYAEKGERFTEAHKQRLGAMGVEHLYVRTDEQTDYVAYVRDNLLDILENESIPVRERGRAWNDATQALAREVFDRGLPKPLNGVRFQKIRSLIKSSLRFLAREDALREIARFISEGREIYHHGIGVMVFTTSMLGTFVKDDADLMVAAGMGAMLHDIGKLELPRHLFSRPLDELSPEDQAQVRSHPALGVGVCSALPLPQQTLQCILFHHEREDGSGYPSGAQGELMPAYVKVLALCNEYDNLTRGTEYRKPFTPFEALTHIKARRNQFDLDMLKRLIVVLSKADLA comes from the coding sequence ATGAGCCGGACATCAGAAGCCCGGGACACACTCTCCCGCGCAATTCAGGGACGCCTTTTCAAGGTGTCGCCATACATGATCCTGCCGTCCAAATCCGGCAGATTCTCCCTGTTTCTCAAGCAGGACGACAACCTCGTGCTGTATGCCGAGAAAGGCGAACGATTTACCGAGGCACACAAGCAGCGTCTCGGTGCCATGGGCGTGGAGCATCTGTACGTGCGCACGGACGAACAGACCGACTACGTGGCCTATGTCCGCGACAACCTGCTGGACATCCTCGAAAATGAATCCATCCCCGTGCGCGAACGCGGCAGGGCGTGGAATGACGCGACGCAGGCGCTGGCCCGGGAAGTGTTCGACCGCGGATTGCCCAAGCCACTGAACGGGGTGCGCTTCCAGAAGATTCGCTCCCTGATCAAGTCCAGTCTGCGCTTTCTGGCCCGGGAGGACGCGCTCAGGGAAATCGCGCGGTTCATATCCGAAGGCCGGGAAATCTATCACCACGGCATCGGGGTCATGGTCTTCACCACCAGCATGCTCGGCACGTTCGTCAAGGACGATGCGGACCTCATGGTCGCTGCAGGCATGGGCGCCATGCTGCACGACATCGGCAAGCTGGAACTGCCCAGACACCTGTTCTCCAGACCGCTGGACGAACTTTCCCCCGAGGATCAGGCTCAGGTCAGATCCCACCCGGCACTGGGCGTGGGCGTCTGTTCGGCCCTGCCCCTGCCGCAGCAGACCCTGCAATGCATCCTGTTCCACCATGAGCGCGAGGACGGCTCGGGCTATCCCTCGGGCGCACAAGGCGAACTCATGCCCGCCTACGTCAAGGTGCTCGCCCTGTGCAACGAGTACGACAACCTGACCCGGGGCACGGAATACCGAAAGCCCTTCACCCCGTTCGAAGCGCTCACGCACATCAAGGCCAGACGGAACCAGTTCGATCTGGACATGCTCAAGCGACTGATCGTGGTCCTGTCCAAGGCCGATCTCGCCTGA
- a CDS encoding TIGR00282 family metallophosphoesterase — translation MRILFLGDIVGRPGRKLVRERIAGLRAELGADLVFANGENASAGLGLSAKNARELLNAGIDALTSGNHIWKFKDVWNLLDTDSRLLRPHNYPAGPGTGVRIIRADGLPPVALINLLGRTFMPPVDCPFRAVDRILDELDPEIRIRVVDFHAEATSEKQAMGFHLDGRVSAVLGTHTHVPTADACVLEHGTAYITDLGMCGPQRSCLGMKPDIIVKRFLDGLPARFEVASEPGILQGAIFDIEESSGQVKTITPVTTV, via the coding sequence ATGCGGATTCTTTTTCTTGGAGACATAGTGGGCAGGCCGGGCCGGAAGCTGGTCAGGGAACGGATTGCCGGATTGCGCGCTGAACTGGGCGCGGATCTGGTGTTCGCCAATGGCGAGAATGCGTCGGCCGGGCTGGGCCTTTCCGCAAAAAATGCCCGCGAACTGCTGAATGCGGGCATCGACGCCCTGACCTCGGGCAATCACATCTGGAAATTCAAGGACGTCTGGAACCTGCTCGACACGGATTCCAGACTGCTTCGACCTCACAACTATCCTGCGGGACCGGGAACCGGAGTGCGCATCATTCGTGCGGACGGCCTGCCGCCCGTGGCCCTGATCAATCTGCTGGGGCGGACCTTCATGCCGCCCGTGGATTGTCCGTTCCGGGCCGTGGACCGCATTCTGGACGAGCTTGACCCGGAAATCCGCATTCGCGTGGTGGACTTTCATGCCGAGGCCACCAGCGAAAAGCAGGCCATGGGCTTTCATCTGGACGGCCGGGTCAGCGCGGTGCTCGGCACGCATACGCACGTGCCCACGGCGGACGCCTGCGTGCTGGAACACGGCACGGCCTACATCACGGATCTGGGCATGTGCGGACCGCAGCGTTCCTGTCTGGGCATGAAACCGGACATCATCGTGAAGCGTTTTCTGGACGGCCTTCCGGCCCGATTCGAGGTGGCCTCGGAACCCGGGATTTTACAAGGCGCGATTTTTGACATAGAGGAATCCTCCGGGCAGGTGAAAACTATCACGCCCGTGACAACGGTATGA
- the tyrS gene encoding tyrosine--tRNA ligase: MNIFDDLKWRGLINQVSDEEKVREYLSKPGASVYCGFDPTAESLHVGNLVPLLVLARMKRAGHNPLFLIGGATGMIGDPSGKDKERELSQADAVAARIEKIKAQVRRFFERNTNERPDIVNNHDWTKDMSAIDLLRDVGKFFTVNWMLQKEAVKGRIARDDVGISYTEFSYMILQSHDFYHLLKTRGTRLQIGGGDQWGNITTGCEYIRRKTAVEEVQEEAFAMTFPLITTASGKKFGKSEKGAIYLNPEVTSPYAFYQFFINTDDRDVIKFLKYFTFLGPEEVAEMERSLEEAPHLREAQKRLAEEVTRMIHGQHELDRVMAATEALFGGGDIRKVDPATLRSALESAPCRHYASGDLPDLPQMLVDLGLVKSKGEARKAIEAGGVYVNGERGEKVEDHDFLGGELLVLRKGKKSYGLVTRS; the protein is encoded by the coding sequence ATGAACATTTTCGACGATCTCAAATGGCGGGGGCTTATCAATCAGGTTTCTGACGAAGAGAAGGTCCGGGAATATCTGTCCAAGCCCGGCGCCTCCGTCTATTGCGGCTTCGACCCCACCGCCGAGAGCCTGCATGTCGGGAACCTCGTGCCTTTGCTCGTTCTGGCCCGGATGAAGCGGGCCGGACACAACCCGCTGTTTCTCATCGGCGGCGCCACCGGCATGATCGGCGACCCGAGCGGCAAGGACAAGGAACGCGAATTGTCCCAGGCCGACGCCGTTGCCGCGCGTATCGAGAAGATCAAGGCACAGGTGCGCCGTTTCTTCGAGCGCAATACCAATGAGCGTCCGGACATCGTCAACAACCACGACTGGACCAAGGACATGTCCGCCATCGACCTGCTGCGCGACGTGGGCAAGTTCTTCACGGTCAACTGGATGCTCCAGAAGGAAGCGGTCAAGGGCCGCATCGCCCGCGATGACGTGGGTATCTCCTACACCGAATTCAGCTACATGATTCTTCAGAGTCATGACTTCTATCATCTGCTCAAGACCCGCGGCACCCGTCTCCAGATCGGCGGCGGCGACCAATGGGGCAACATTACCACGGGCTGCGAATACATCCGCCGCAAGACCGCCGTGGAAGAGGTGCAGGAGGAAGCGTTCGCCATGACCTTCCCGCTGATCACCACGGCCTCGGGCAAGAAGTTCGGCAAGAGCGAAAAGGGCGCCATCTACCTCAACCCCGAGGTGACCTCGCCCTACGCCTTCTACCAGTTCTTCATCAACACCGATGACCGGGACGTGATCAAGTTCCTCAAGTACTTCACCTTCCTCGGCCCCGAAGAGGTCGCGGAAATGGAGAGGAGTCTGGAGGAAGCCCCGCATCTGCGCGAGGCCCAGAAGCGTCTTGCCGAGGAAGTCACCCGCATGATTCACGGCCAGCACGAGCTGGATCGCGTCATGGCGGCCACCGAGGCCCTGTTCGGCGGCGGCGACATCCGCAAGGTGGACCCCGCAACCCTGCGTTCCGCTCTGGAATCCGCTCCGTGCCGGCACTATGCGTCCGGCGACCTGCCCGACCTGCCCCAGATGCTGGTGGACCTCGGTCTGGTCAAGTCCAAGGGCGAGGCCCGCAAGGCCATCGAGGCCGGCGGTGTCTACGTGAATGGCGAGCGCGGCGAAAAGGTCGAGGACCATGACTTTCTGGGCGGCGAGCTGCTTGTCCTGCGCAAGGGCAAGAAGAGCTACGGTCTGGTTACCCGCAGCTAG